One region of Demequina sp. TMPB413 genomic DNA includes:
- the murF gene encoding UDP-N-acetylmuramoyl-tripeptide--D-alanyl-D-alanine ligase, producing the protein MRPVTAQWVANAVGGELAADVEAVVSSVVKDSREVRPGSLYVAFVGEHVDGHDFAHQALEAGATVCLVSQPVDAPHILVPDVTAAIGALAAAYLALLRTEGDITVVGITGSNGKTTTKDLLAQTLPQVVAPVGSFNNEIGLPLTVLSAGPDTRYLVLEMGASAPGDIAYLTRIAPLDMAVVLMVGSAHSAGYGSRAGLAAEKATILDGVVPGGVGIINADDPYVAEMTGKAPRTVTFGFGSADVVGEHRGVEAGRATFTVEGHPVRLRILGDHHAINALAAIAVARECGLSTSEAATAVSAAKPASPHRMALTERSDGVRILDDAYNASPESMRAAFRALRAVAEGGRTWAIIGEMLEMGDASIQAHDDLGIDAVRLGISHLVVVGAGARPAYVSAVREGSWGDEAAFVATIDEALALVRDRVTAGDTVLVKGSHGTGLWRLAEELTRETS; encoded by the coding sequence GTGAGGCCTGTCACCGCCCAGTGGGTGGCCAACGCTGTGGGCGGAGAGCTCGCGGCAGACGTCGAGGCCGTCGTCTCCTCCGTGGTGAAGGACTCGCGAGAGGTGCGTCCAGGCTCTCTCTACGTCGCCTTCGTGGGAGAGCACGTCGACGGCCACGACTTCGCGCACCAAGCGCTCGAGGCTGGCGCGACCGTATGTCTGGTGTCGCAGCCCGTCGACGCGCCACACATCCTGGTTCCCGATGTCACCGCCGCGATCGGGGCGCTCGCTGCCGCCTATCTCGCGCTGCTGCGCACGGAGGGCGACATCACCGTGGTGGGCATTACCGGATCGAACGGCAAGACAACCACGAAGGACCTACTTGCGCAAACGTTGCCCCAGGTCGTCGCGCCGGTAGGCAGTTTCAACAACGAGATAGGGCTGCCGCTCACGGTATTGAGCGCTGGCCCCGACACGCGCTACCTCGTTCTGGAGATGGGTGCATCAGCCCCCGGCGACATCGCCTACCTGACTCGCATCGCGCCGCTCGACATGGCGGTCGTGCTCATGGTGGGTAGCGCGCATTCCGCGGGCTATGGCTCGAGGGCAGGGCTCGCCGCAGAGAAGGCGACGATCCTTGATGGCGTCGTCCCCGGCGGCGTCGGAATCATCAACGCAGACGATCCCTACGTTGCTGAGATGACCGGGAAGGCGCCGAGGACCGTCACGTTTGGCTTCGGATCAGCCGACGTCGTCGGCGAGCACAGGGGGGTGGAGGCTGGGCGCGCAACCTTCACAGTCGAAGGGCATCCGGTTCGCCTGCGCATCCTCGGCGACCACCACGCCATCAATGCGCTCGCGGCCATCGCCGTCGCGCGGGAGTGCGGACTCAGCACCTCCGAAGCGGCCACGGCCGTGAGCGCCGCCAAGCCCGCCAGCCCACACCGCATGGCGCTCACCGAGCGGTCCGACGGTGTGCGGATCCTGGACGACGCCTACAACGCCTCGCCCGAGTCGATGCGAGCCGCCTTCAGGGCCTTGCGCGCCGTTGCCGAGGGCGGAAGGACATGGGCGATCATCGGCGAAATGCTTGAGATGGGCGACGCGTCCATCCAGGCCCACGACGACCTCGGGATCGATGCGGTGCGGCTCGGCATCTCGCACCTGGTGGTCGTCGGCGCTGGTGCCCGCCCGGCGTACGTCTCAGCCGTCCGCGAGGGCTCGTGGGGGGACGAGGCCGCGTTCGTCGCTACCATTGACGAGGCCCTTGCACTCGTGAGGGATCGCGTGACGGCCGGTGACACTGTGCTCGTGAAGGGCTCACACGGAACCGGGCTGTGGCGTCTTGCTGAAGAACTGACCAGGGAGACTTCATGA
- a CDS encoding cell division protein FtsQ/DivIB, which produces MKTRAAQPPAWQPVKQREKVDTVTHRMRERLAERRRTERRRATVKWGKYALAAGAVALVLWLFLSSPLFSLDPAKVEVLGVTPEVDGAGIDAVLAKYDGSSLALLNVPHVADQLRDLVGVRDASVERVWPSGLRVTITPRHPVAAIASGELFVLLDADAVKVGEVDAVPAGLPLLDIPVGADNDRILDAVLEVLRNLPQPVLDRVESLGAQTEDTVAFTLRDGPRVEWGSAQDSALKAQVLELMLTSGAASAAGVIDVSAPTLPITRQDG; this is translated from the coding sequence GTGAAGACACGCGCAGCGCAACCGCCGGCGTGGCAACCGGTCAAGCAGCGCGAAAAGGTCGACACCGTGACGCACCGCATGCGCGAGCGGCTCGCCGAGCGACGTCGCACCGAACGCCGCCGGGCGACGGTGAAATGGGGCAAGTACGCGCTCGCGGCTGGCGCGGTGGCACTCGTCTTGTGGCTCTTCCTCAGTTCACCGCTGTTTTCGCTCGACCCCGCCAAGGTCGAGGTGCTCGGCGTGACGCCAGAGGTCGATGGCGCAGGAATCGACGCGGTGCTCGCTAAGTACGACGGCTCGTCACTGGCGCTGCTCAACGTGCCGCACGTCGCGGACCAGTTGCGCGACCTGGTGGGAGTGCGCGACGCGTCCGTCGAGCGGGTCTGGCCGTCCGGATTGCGCGTGACGATCACGCCTCGCCATCCGGTGGCAGCCATCGCAAGTGGCGAGCTGTTTGTGTTGCTCGACGCCGATGCGGTGAAAGTCGGCGAGGTCGACGCGGTGCCAGCAGGCTTGCCGTTGCTTGACATCCCCGTGGGCGCCGACAACGATCGCATCCTGGATGCGGTGCTCGAAGTGCTGCGCAACTTGCCTCAACCGGTGCTTGACAGGGTGGAGTCGCTCGGGGCCCAAACCGAAGACACCGTGGCCTTCACGCTAAGGGATGGTCCTCGAGTGGAGTGGGGGAGCGCTCAGGACTCCGCTTTGAAGGCTCAAGTGCTCGAGCTCATGCTGACGTCAGGGGCCGCATCTGCCGCGGGCGTGATCGACGTCTCCGCCCCCACTCTGCCGATCACTCGCCAAGACGGCTAG
- the murC gene encoding UDP-N-acetylmuramate--L-alanine ligase has translation MRFHFIGVGGSGMSAVARLVAAKGVDVTGSDKGRSAYFAALEAAGADVRVGHDANAVAGADVVVISTAVRETNEELARARELGIDVWHRSEALAWALEGRRLIAVAGSHGKTTTSALTAHILHACGVDASYAVGARVFGVEGAVAGGYGGTADLAVVEADESDGSFLKYATEIAILLNVEPDHLDFYGSFEAVESAFVKFAAAARVLVACVDDPGAARVADAAAAAGVRVVRYGVSPRPAGAGAADVVVGPRDVTWAERTVPLSVPIPGVHQRLNAAAAWCAVVEAGVEPVVAAEAVASFAGTGRRFELRGESRGMRVIDDYAHHPTEVAAVLAAARADGAGRLVVLFQPALFSRTQALGEEFGRALSIDNAVIILAPVHGDREDPIEGVTSQLIADTIVVGEHSTVELAASLEDAAARAAAVARPGDTVMTVGSGTVTQAAGWILDEWRRSDG, from the coding sequence ATGAGGTTCCACTTCATTGGCGTCGGCGGTTCCGGGATGTCGGCCGTGGCGCGCCTCGTTGCCGCCAAGGGAGTCGACGTCACGGGAAGCGACAAGGGTCGCAGCGCGTACTTCGCTGCTCTCGAGGCAGCGGGAGCTGATGTCAGAGTGGGGCACGACGCGAATGCCGTCGCTGGCGCCGACGTGGTGGTGATCTCGACGGCGGTCCGCGAGACCAACGAGGAACTCGCCAGGGCGCGTGAACTGGGGATCGACGTGTGGCACCGGTCGGAGGCCCTCGCGTGGGCACTTGAGGGCCGGCGGCTGATCGCCGTGGCGGGCTCTCACGGCAAGACCACCACCTCCGCGCTGACTGCGCACATCCTGCACGCATGTGGAGTCGACGCCAGCTACGCCGTCGGCGCGCGCGTCTTTGGGGTCGAGGGTGCGGTCGCTGGGGGGTACGGCGGGACCGCCGACCTCGCAGTAGTGGAGGCCGACGAGTCCGACGGTTCCTTTCTGAAGTACGCCACGGAGATCGCGATCCTGCTCAATGTGGAGCCGGACCACCTCGACTTTTATGGCTCCTTTGAGGCGGTGGAATCGGCCTTCGTGAAGTTCGCCGCTGCCGCTCGTGTGCTCGTTGCATGCGTCGATGATCCCGGCGCCGCACGCGTGGCCGATGCCGCGGCTGCGGCTGGCGTGCGCGTCGTTCGGTACGGGGTGTCGCCGCGCCCTGCCGGCGCGGGCGCTGCCGACGTTGTCGTGGGGCCGCGCGACGTGACGTGGGCTGAGCGCACCGTCCCGCTGTCGGTTCCTATTCCAGGAGTCCATCAACGCCTCAACGCCGCGGCGGCGTGGTGCGCGGTGGTGGAGGCTGGAGTGGAGCCGGTGGTGGCTGCCGAGGCTGTCGCGTCGTTCGCTGGCACTGGCAGGCGCTTCGAGCTCCGTGGTGAGTCGCGAGGGATGCGGGTCATTGACGACTACGCGCACCACCCGACCGAGGTGGCCGCCGTGTTGGCCGCTGCACGGGCCGACGGGGCAGGTCGCCTCGTCGTGCTGTTCCAGCCTGCGCTCTTTAGCCGCACACAGGCATTGGGCGAGGAGTTTGGGCGTGCATTGTCGATCGACAATGCCGTGATCATTCTCGCGCCAGTCCACGGGGACCGAGAGGATCCGATCGAGGGGGTGACGTCGCAACTGATCGCGGACACGATCGTTGTTGGTGAGCACTCCACGGTTGAACTCGCCGCCAGCCTGGAAGACGCTGCCGCGCGCGCCGCCGCCGTCGCTCGCCCTGGCGACACCGTCATGACCGTCGGCTCGGGAACCGTCACGCAAGCAGCAGGTTGGATCCTCGACGAATGGCGCAGGTCCGATGGCTGA
- the murD gene encoding UDP-N-acetylmuramoyl-L-alanine--D-glutamate ligase has product MAAPDVPQAPDGGAHLAGATVLVLGMGVAGRSATAALKDLGAVCVSVDANGAADHESVEGLDLGAFDVVVASAAFSPSSDAISACLAAGLEVWSEMEFAWRVRSNDAPWVLVTGTNGKTTTTQMVAAMAAAAGVDVKACGNMGVSVIDAAREGHALLAVEIASLQLHFTHTVSPAAAVCLNADTDHLDWHGSVEAYRADKARVYRGVRVAAVYPAHDRMVEAMVEDADVVEGCRAIGVTAGSPAVSQLGVVDGYLVDRAFTPQRRTEALELGHVDDLAHLVAGDVPTYVVTNALSAAALARAVDVPREAIRDGLRGFALDSHRTAFVATIDTVAYVDDSKATNAHAALAAFGGKKLSSVVWIAGGLAKGQDFDALVGQVRDRLRAVVLIGVDPEPLATALAEHAADIPVKRIGPGDTVMRDAVAAARGFAQQGDTVLLSPACASMDQFRSYADRGEAFTEEVRALQGG; this is encoded by the coding sequence ATGGCAGCCCCCGACGTACCGCAGGCGCCTGACGGCGGCGCTCACCTGGCAGGCGCCACCGTGCTTGTGCTGGGCATGGGAGTGGCGGGCCGCTCCGCAACTGCGGCGTTGAAGGATTTGGGCGCGGTGTGCGTAAGCGTCGACGCGAACGGCGCCGCCGACCACGAGAGTGTTGAGGGCCTCGACCTGGGAGCCTTTGACGTGGTGGTCGCTTCCGCAGCCTTCTCGCCGAGTTCGGATGCGATCAGCGCATGTCTCGCCGCTGGCCTCGAGGTGTGGTCGGAGATGGAGTTCGCGTGGCGGGTGCGCTCCAATGATGCTCCGTGGGTACTCGTGACGGGCACCAACGGCAAGACGACGACGACGCAGATGGTCGCGGCCATGGCCGCGGCGGCGGGCGTTGACGTGAAGGCCTGCGGCAACATGGGCGTCTCGGTGATCGACGCCGCACGGGAGGGGCACGCGTTGCTCGCTGTCGAGATCGCAAGCCTTCAGTTGCACTTCACTCACACGGTGTCGCCAGCGGCCGCCGTGTGCCTCAATGCCGACACCGACCACCTCGACTGGCACGGCTCTGTCGAGGCGTATCGCGCCGACAAGGCGAGGGTCTACCGCGGCGTCAGAGTTGCTGCCGTCTACCCAGCTCACGATCGCATGGTGGAGGCCATGGTCGAGGACGCCGACGTGGTGGAAGGCTGTCGCGCGATCGGCGTCACCGCTGGCTCGCCTGCGGTATCGCAGCTTGGCGTCGTCGACGGCTACTTGGTCGACAGGGCGTTCACGCCGCAGCGGCGCACAGAAGCCCTCGAGTTGGGACACGTGGACGACCTCGCCCACCTCGTTGCGGGAGACGTGCCGACGTACGTGGTGACGAACGCGCTGAGCGCCGCCGCCCTGGCACGCGCCGTGGACGTTCCACGCGAGGCGATCAGGGACGGGCTGCGGGGCTTCGCCCTGGACAGCCATCGCACGGCGTTTGTCGCGACGATCGACACGGTCGCCTACGTCGATGACTCGAAGGCGACCAACGCGCATGCAGCGCTTGCAGCCTTCGGAGGGAAGAAGCTTTCCTCGGTGGTGTGGATCGCTGGGGGCCTGGCCAAGGGCCAGGACTTCGACGCCTTGGTCGGTCAGGTGCGTGACCGGTTGAGGGCAGTGGTGCTCATCGGTGTCGATCCGGAACCGCTTGCCACCGCCCTGGCCGAACACGCCGCCGATATCCCTGTGAAGCGCATCGGCCCGGGTGACACTGTGATGCGTGACGCCGTCGCCGCGGCACGCGGCTTTGCGCAGCAAGGCGACACCGTGCTCTTGTCGCCAGCATGCGCATCCATGGATCAATTCCGCAGCTACGCGGACAGAGGAGAAGCCTTCACTGAGGAAGTGAGGGCCTTGCAGGGAGGATGA
- the mraY gene encoding phospho-N-acetylmuramoyl-pentapeptide-transferase: MRAVVLAAAIALVISLLGTPWVIRYLTRKQFGQFIRHDGPASHHTKRGTPTMGGVVIIAATLVGWLGGNLITSHTPSVSSVLVVFLMVGLGLVGFLDDGIKISRERSLGLNARWKILLQALIGIIFSVLVLQFPDDQGVYPASTAISFLRDTALDFAVFGPAIGIIGFVVWSNFLITAWSNAVNLTDGLDGLATGAALIFFGAYVLVGIWQFNQLCGVNNADAATCYAVRDPRDIAILAAALAGACLGFLWWNASPAKIFMGDTGSLALGGAIAGMTIVTRTEVLGGIIGGLFVIIVLSSVLQIGFFKLSGGKRIFKMAPLHHHFELLGWGEVTIVTRFWIIAGLFTGAGMGVFYAEWVANLGPGG, from the coding sequence ATGAGGGCCGTAGTCCTTGCGGCGGCGATCGCCTTGGTGATCTCTCTCTTGGGAACGCCATGGGTGATTCGATACCTCACTCGCAAGCAGTTCGGCCAGTTCATCAGGCACGACGGTCCCGCCTCCCACCACACCAAGCGTGGCACTCCCACCATGGGCGGCGTCGTCATCATTGCTGCGACGCTCGTCGGCTGGCTGGGCGGCAATCTGATCACGTCACACACGCCGAGCGTGTCGTCGGTGCTGGTCGTGTTCCTGATGGTGGGTCTCGGCCTCGTCGGCTTCCTCGATGACGGCATCAAAATCTCAAGGGAACGCTCGCTCGGGCTGAACGCCCGCTGGAAGATCCTGCTGCAGGCACTCATCGGCATCATCTTCTCCGTGCTCGTACTCCAGTTCCCCGACGACCAGGGCGTGTACCCGGCGTCGACAGCGATCTCGTTCTTGCGCGACACCGCGCTCGACTTCGCCGTCTTTGGCCCTGCGATCGGCATCATCGGATTTGTGGTGTGGTCGAACTTCCTCATCACGGCGTGGTCAAACGCAGTCAACTTGACCGATGGTCTCGATGGACTCGCTACCGGTGCCGCCCTCATCTTCTTTGGCGCCTACGTGCTCGTGGGAATCTGGCAGTTCAATCAGCTGTGCGGGGTCAACAATGCCGATGCCGCGACCTGCTACGCCGTGCGAGACCCCCGCGACATTGCCATCCTGGCCGCGGCGTTGGCTGGTGCTTGTCTGGGCTTCCTGTGGTGGAACGCTTCGCCAGCGAAGATCTTCATGGGCGACACGGGTTCGTTGGCGCTTGGCGGCGCGATCGCCGGCATGACCATCGTGACGCGCACCGAGGTGCTCGGCGGGATCATCGGCGGACTGTTCGTCATCATCGTGCTCAGCTCTGTGCTGCAAATCGGATTCTTCAAGCTTTCTGGTGGCAAGCGCATCTTCAAGATGGCTCCTCTCCATCACCACTTCGAGTTGCTCGGGTGGGGTGAGGTGACGATTGTGACGAGGTTCTGGATCATCGCCGGTCTATTCACCGGTGCGGGCATGGGCGTCTTCTATGCCGAATGGGTCGCGAACCTTGGACCAGGCGGCTGA
- the murG gene encoding undecaprenyldiphospho-muramoylpentapeptide beta-N-acetylglucosaminyltransferase → MARVLLAGGGTAGHVNPLLATADALLARGHDVAALGTERGLEAQLVPDAGIDLHVVPRVPLPRRPSLDLVRLPLRLRTAVQAAGRAIDAIEADAVVGFGGYVSTPAYLAARKRRVPVVVHEGNARPGLANRLGARSAAAVAVTFDGTPLKGAVVTGLPLRPSITALAQQLRNPAVAERLRGEARAEWGWAPDAPTLLITGGSTGAASLNAVTAEVVERLVQHGIHVLHLTGKGKSDGAERAHGDLPARHRGMYVVREYVTNMETAFAAADAVVCRAGAGMVCEVSALGLPAVYVPLPHGNGEQALNAKGAVDAGAANIVRDSELTAAALEILAEPLVLDPRSRDAARKAAASIGIVDGADRLAKIIERVAGA, encoded by the coding sequence GTGGCTAGAGTCTTGCTCGCCGGCGGCGGTACCGCCGGGCACGTGAACCCCTTGCTCGCCACCGCTGACGCGCTCCTGGCCAGGGGCCACGACGTCGCGGCGCTTGGCACGGAGCGAGGTCTCGAGGCTCAACTCGTCCCCGACGCTGGCATCGATCTGCATGTGGTGCCGCGCGTGCCTCTGCCACGCCGTCCCTCGCTCGACCTGGTCCGCTTGCCGCTGCGGCTTCGCACGGCGGTGCAGGCGGCTGGCCGCGCCATCGATGCCATCGAGGCCGATGCCGTGGTGGGCTTTGGCGGCTACGTGTCGACTCCTGCGTATCTCGCCGCACGCAAGAGACGCGTGCCCGTCGTCGTCCACGAAGGCAACGCACGACCCGGCCTAGCCAACCGGCTCGGAGCGCGTTCGGCGGCTGCAGTGGCTGTCACTTTCGACGGCACGCCTCTCAAAGGGGCAGTGGTGACGGGATTGCCCTTGCGGCCCTCGATCACGGCGCTGGCACAACAGTTGCGCAATCCCGCCGTTGCCGAACGCCTGCGGGGTGAGGCACGTGCCGAGTGGGGGTGGGCACCTGACGCCCCGACGCTGCTCATCACCGGTGGCTCCACGGGTGCCGCAAGTCTCAATGCCGTCACCGCTGAAGTCGTGGAAAGGCTCGTTCAGCACGGCATTCACGTCCTGCACTTGACCGGCAAGGGAAAGTCGGATGGTGCAGAGCGGGCACACGGCGACTTGCCTGCCCGCCATCGGGGAATGTACGTGGTGAGGGAGTACGTCACCAACATGGAGACCGCCTTTGCAGCGGCCGACGCGGTGGTGTGCCGGGCGGGGGCTGGAATGGTGTGCGAGGTCTCGGCCTTGGGCCTTCCGGCCGTGTACGTGCCGCTGCCGCACGGCAATGGCGAGCAGGCACTCAACGCCAAGGGGGCAGTCGATGCGGGCGCCGCGAACATCGTCAGGGATAGTGAATTGACGGCCGCAGCGCTCGAGATTCTCGCAGAACCGCTCGTGCTCGACCCGCGGTCACGAGACGCGGCCCGCAAAGCGGCCGCCTCGATTGGGATCGTCGATGGCGCCGATCGACTCGCCAAGATCATTGAGCGGGTGGCTGGCGCATGA
- a CDS encoding FtsW/RodA/SpoVE family cell cycle protein yields the protein MTTERVRPTNTWNSPATTYYLLAAATAILLLVGLAVVLSSSSVFSIRQEGGNPWTLFLIQVAALAVGLAALAIGSRQSVTWWKRMTPIILTGAVVLLLVVILAGESTGGNRNWVRVGSVTLQPSEIAKLGLALYLGMVLATFRHELTTLRRILVPGGIASGIVLVLILAGRDLGTAVVVCLVISAAYWVAGLPVRFFALGAAALVAGGLALIADGTTRSARINVWLDPSTCDVQDNCLQTTHGTWALASGGLWGLGPGMSREKWGYLPAADNDFIFAILGEEFGLIGTLLVLVALAMIVIAVSRIVRRHRDPFAQISAAAIGAWVVGQAFINIAVVLELLPVTGVPLPLVSSGGSSLVMSLTGLGVLMAFARSEPGAPEAFRARPSVMRRSMAVLSGGRRG from the coding sequence GTGACGACTGAGCGCGTTCGTCCGACCAATACCTGGAACTCTCCTGCGACGACCTACTACCTCTTGGCCGCGGCCACCGCGATCCTCTTGCTCGTCGGCCTGGCCGTCGTGTTGTCGTCGTCCTCGGTGTTCTCGATTAGGCAAGAGGGTGGCAACCCCTGGACGTTGTTCCTCATCCAAGTCGCGGCCCTTGCCGTCGGCCTCGCCGCGCTCGCCATTGGCTCAAGACAAAGCGTCACGTGGTGGAAGCGCATGACCCCGATCATCCTGACAGGCGCCGTGGTGCTGCTGCTCGTCGTGATTCTGGCTGGCGAGTCGACGGGAGGAAACCGCAACTGGGTGCGCGTTGGCTCCGTCACTCTGCAGCCCTCGGAGATCGCCAAACTGGGCCTCGCCTTGTACCTCGGCATGGTCTTGGCGACGTTCCGTCATGAATTGACGACCTTGAGAAGGATCCTCGTCCCCGGCGGGATCGCCTCGGGGATCGTGCTCGTGCTGATCCTCGCTGGCCGAGACTTGGGCACCGCTGTGGTGGTGTGTCTCGTGATTTCGGCCGCGTATTGGGTCGCGGGCCTGCCGGTGAGGTTCTTCGCCCTGGGGGCCGCGGCGCTCGTGGCGGGGGGACTGGCCCTCATCGCTGATGGCACCACGCGTTCGGCCCGTATCAATGTGTGGCTTGACCCATCGACGTGCGATGTCCAGGACAACTGCCTGCAGACCACCCACGGCACGTGGGCGCTCGCTTCCGGCGGCTTGTGGGGCCTCGGGCCGGGGATGAGCAGGGAGAAGTGGGGATACCTGCCGGCTGCCGACAACGACTTCATCTTCGCCATCCTTGGCGAGGAGTTCGGCCTGATCGGAACGCTTCTCGTCTTGGTGGCGCTGGCGATGATCGTCATCGCGGTCAGCCGCATCGTCCGCCGCCACCGCGACCCCTTTGCGCAAATTTCCGCCGCGGCCATCGGTGCGTGGGTCGTGGGCCAGGCCTTCATCAATATCGCGGTCGTGCTCGAGTTGCTTCCCGTGACGGGCGTGCCTCTTCCGCTCGTGTCCTCCGGCGGATCGTCTCTCGTGATGTCCCTGACAGGACTTGGCGTGCTGATGGCCTTCGCGCGCAGCGAGCCCGGCGCCCCAGAGGCCTTTAGGGCGCGACCGTCCGTCATGCGCCGGTCGATGGCCGTACTCTCGGGAGGCCGCCGTGGCTAG
- a CDS encoding UDP-N-acetylmuramoyl-L-alanyl-D-glutamate--2,6-diaminopimelate ligase: MTMALRPTHVPPVSLDVVADRARAVRVDGPAAVALTGATVDSREVREGDLFGAFPGFATHGARFAADAQEAGASAILTDEEGVAVARAAGVSIPIVVADAPRRAMALASCAIYSDPSRRLPVIGITGTNGKTTTSFLIEGALARAYEHTALLGTIEARIADEHRLSERTTVEAPALQALLARALEKGVGAVVTEASSQAIDLERVTGTRFAVAVFTNLSYEHMDYHHTMEEYFAVKRRLFTPELSERAVVLVDDEWGRRLAAEASVPVTTVATRPGSPDADWVVTGERLAASGGMEFDLRGPNGASHVATVALPGHINVSNAAAAIVASHVIGVPVEAAIEGVAHARQVPGRTEVVTQRTATTPLIVVDYAHTPDGVAAVLDAMRGVTPGRLFVVFGCDGLRDDSKRPGLGRAAATHSDVVIVTDENPKTEPPEFIRSRLMEGVVEVRPRLENVLEVAPRSEAVLTAMRMAGPADTIITTGKGHETTQEIDGVHYPYTDRAVVLEELASRGAAS; encoded by the coding sequence ATGACTATGGCATTGCGGCCAACGCACGTGCCTCCGGTGAGCCTCGACGTCGTTGCCGACAGGGCTCGAGCCGTTCGCGTAGATGGTCCGGCCGCAGTGGCGTTGACGGGCGCGACGGTCGACTCGCGCGAGGTGCGCGAAGGCGACCTGTTCGGCGCTTTCCCTGGCTTCGCCACTCATGGCGCACGCTTCGCGGCCGACGCTCAGGAGGCTGGCGCCTCCGCCATTCTCACCGACGAGGAAGGCGTGGCCGTCGCCAGGGCGGCGGGAGTGTCGATTCCGATCGTTGTTGCCGATGCGCCCCGGCGAGCGATGGCACTCGCCTCCTGCGCGATCTACTCCGACCCCTCACGCCGATTGCCGGTGATCGGAATCACCGGCACGAACGGCAAGACCACCACCTCGTTCCTCATCGAGGGTGCGCTGGCGCGTGCCTACGAGCACACGGCCCTGCTCGGAACCATCGAGGCGCGCATTGCCGACGAGCACCGCCTGTCGGAGCGTACGACCGTCGAGGCTCCTGCGCTCCAGGCGTTGCTCGCTCGCGCACTCGAGAAGGGCGTCGGCGCCGTGGTGACCGAGGCGAGTTCTCAGGCGATCGACCTTGAGCGCGTCACCGGCACGCGGTTTGCCGTCGCCGTGTTCACCAATCTCAGCTATGAACACATGGACTACCACCACACCATGGAGGAGTACTTCGCGGTAAAGCGGCGCCTGTTCACGCCTGAACTCAGCGAGCGTGCAGTAGTGCTGGTTGATGATGAGTGGGGCCGCAGGCTGGCCGCCGAGGCGAGCGTGCCCGTGACCACTGTGGCGACGAGGCCCGGCTCACCAGACGCCGACTGGGTGGTCACGGGGGAGCGGCTCGCTGCCTCTGGCGGCATGGAGTTCGACTTGCGGGGGCCTAACGGTGCCTCCCACGTCGCGACGGTGGCGCTTCCAGGCCACATCAATGTGTCCAATGCCGCCGCCGCCATCGTGGCTTCCCACGTGATCGGCGTGCCGGTTGAGGCGGCCATCGAGGGAGTCGCCCACGCGCGTCAGGTGCCCGGGCGCACCGAGGTGGTCACTCAGCGCACCGCTACCACGCCCTTGATCGTCGTCGACTACGCACACACACCCGACGGCGTTGCTGCTGTGCTCGACGCCATGCGGGGGGTCACCCCAGGGAGGCTTTTCGTCGTGTTCGGCTGCGACGGACTGCGCGACGACTCCAAGCGCCCGGGGCTTGGGCGCGCGGCCGCCACCCACTCCGACGTCGTCATCGTGACCGACGAGAACCCCAAGACTGAGCCGCCAGAGTTCATCCGTTCGCGCCTGATGGAGGGCGTGGTCGAGGTACGCCCGCGTTTGGAAAACGTGCTCGAGGTCGCGCCGCGCTCGGAGGCTGTCCTGACCGCGATGCGCATGGCGGGACCAGCCGACACCATCATCACCACAGGCAAGGGCCACGAGACAACGCAAGAGATCGACGGCGTGCATTACCCGTATACGGATAGGGCTGTCGTCTTGGAGGAATTGGCGTCGCGAGGGGCCGCGTCGTGA